One genomic window of Candidatus Trichorickettsia mobilis includes the following:
- a CDS encoding phosphatase PAP2 family protein — translation MFEIFYNFYGWNQKLFILINLNTNIGILPYFLQIITWSFFIGNFAVYYIVSATYFYLKLQKISDITQRNLKFWFIYNELAKIAIMYIVFGLVYSLLKFSFNLPRPFCSLPPISFVTITDISTERCLSSFPSAHTGLALLIAYCTWSYLNIKQKLFAAGIVLMVGLSRITLAMHYPADILYSFLIIILVIMIGNVIYGLLTQNLLKTIGNIINIKLFAN, via the coding sequence ATGTTTGAAATATTTTATAACTTTTACGGTTGGAATCAAAAATTATTTATACTGATAAACCTTAACACTAATATTGGTATATTGCCATATTTTTTACAAATTATTACCTGGTCTTTTTTTATTGGTAATTTTGCTGTATATTATATAGTCAGTGCTACTTATTTTTATCTAAAATTACAAAAAATTTCTGACATCACTCAACGAAATTTAAAATTTTGGTTTATTTATAATGAACTGGCAAAAATTGCGATAATGTATATAGTTTTTGGCCTGGTATATAGTTTGCTTAAATTCTCTTTTAATTTACCTCGGCCATTTTGCTCATTACCACCAATAAGCTTTGTCACTATAACTGACATTAGTACGGAAAGATGTCTGTCCAGCTTTCCTAGTGCTCATACAGGCCTTGCTTTATTGATAGCATATTGTACTTGGTCATACCTGAACATCAAACAAAAGCTCTTTGCTGCTGGCATAGTGTTGATGGTTGGTTTATCACGAATTACTTTAGCAATGCATTATCCAGCAGATATTCTTTATTCTTTTTTGATTATTATTTTGGTAATTATGATTGGTAATGTAATTTATGGATTGTTAACACAAAATCTGCTTAAAACTATTGGCAATATTATAAATATTAAATTATTTGCAAATTGA
- a CDS encoding MBL fold metallo-hydrolase yields MFHVTVLGCGGSVGVPMIGCSCNVCKSNSRYNKRTRSAIFISDENSKILVDFGFDIKDQIVRAGINKLDGAILTHDHADHVAGIDNLRLFTRIQQQPLNIYTDHTTATAVEHRYQYLFANKQLIMNEVGFFDRLDIGNLSLQLFRQHHGPIDSIGIRIRNFVYSSDIADFPVESKQYLYNIGIWVLDCTGDQSTKTHAGLDKILQWNEEYQPQQIFLTNMQHTIDYHEISTRLPKNIRPLYDGYQFIVN; encoded by the coding sequence ATGTTTCATGTAACAGTGTTAGGTTGTGGAGGGTCAGTTGGTGTACCGATGATTGGTTGCAGCTGTAATGTTTGTAAATCAAATTCACGCTACAATAAAAGAACTAGATCCGCAATATTTATTAGTGATGAGAATAGTAAAATCCTGGTAGATTTTGGCTTTGACATAAAAGATCAAATAGTGCGAGCTGGAATCAATAAACTAGATGGGGCAATATTAACGCACGATCATGCAGACCATGTTGCTGGGATTGATAATTTAAGGTTGTTCACACGAATTCAGCAACAACCTTTAAATATTTATACTGATCATACTACAGCTACAGCAGTTGAGCATCGCTATCAGTATTTATTTGCTAATAAGCAGTTGATCATGAATGAGGTGGGTTTCTTTGATAGATTGGATATAGGAAATCTTAGCTTACAGCTATTCCGACAACATCATGGACCAATTGACAGTATCGGAATTAGGATTAGAAACTTTGTATATTCCAGTGATATAGCTGATTTTCCGGTAGAGTCTAAACAATATTTGTATAATATTGGGATTTGGGTTTTAGATTGCACTGGTGATCAATCCACTAAAACTCATGCTGGGCTTGATAAAATATTACAATGGAATGAAGAATATCAACCGCAGCAAATCTTCTTAACCAACATGCAACATACTATTGATTACCATGAAATATCAACCAGACTACCAAAAAATATTAGGCCATTATACGATGGTTATCAGTTTATAGTCAATTAA